A DNA window from Thermococcus sp. 4557 contains the following coding sequences:
- the pbp11 gene encoding tRNA-binding protein Pbp11 translates to MGILDRLFGRGRNGGDVQIVSRKPAGRFQVVGVTYVLGKQVLGGVVLEGVIYPGYKLKGGGIALVREIHIRNRKVDFVVEHDEAALILEGTLKVKEGEVIEVYQS, encoded by the coding sequence ATGGGAATACTGGACCGGCTGTTCGGCAGGGGCAGAAACGGGGGAGACGTTCAAATAGTATCCCGAAAGCCCGCGGGCAGGTTCCAGGTGGTTGGGGTAACCTACGTCCTCGGAAAACAGGTTCTGGGCGGTGTTGTGCTTGAGGGAGTCATATACCCAGGCTACAAGCTCAAGGGTGGGGGAATAGCGCTCGTGAGGGAGATACACATCCGGAACAGGAAGGTGGATTTCGTTGTGGAGCACGATGAAGCGGCCCTGATCCTCGAGGGAACGCTAAAGGTCAAAGAGGGCGAGGTCATAGAAGTTTACCAATCGTGA
- a CDS encoding TatD family hydrolase has protein sequence MIIWDDHFHVDPYKGLFLEAVRQFHRAGGTHLVVVYKTAHDYGFPGLNAEDFMKAMDFHIELVEKINKETPVRAYAVVGVHPAEFVYLAEQKGLEYARNEVMKALEYAQRLCLEGKAIAIGEIGRPHYEVPPENWDASIELMKYGMSLAKEADCAVQLHTESFDEAKFRELGRYVREVGIKPYKVVKHFSPPLVNVAEEVGVFPSIIASKKNIKAAIEQGNRFMMETDYIDDKRRPGAVLGPKTVPKRTKAFLQNGLFTEEDVYKIHVENPEKVYEVEVEGD, from the coding sequence ATGATAATCTGGGACGACCACTTCCACGTTGACCCCTACAAGGGACTCTTTCTTGAGGCCGTGAGGCAGTTCCACCGCGCTGGAGGGACACACCTGGTTGTTGTCTACAAAACCGCCCACGACTACGGCTTCCCGGGACTGAATGCGGAGGACTTCATGAAGGCGATGGACTTCCACATCGAACTGGTTGAGAAAATAAACAAGGAGACGCCCGTTAGGGCCTACGCCGTCGTCGGTGTGCATCCGGCGGAGTTCGTTTACCTCGCGGAGCAGAAGGGCCTTGAATACGCCAGAAACGAAGTCATGAAAGCCCTCGAATACGCCCAGAGGCTCTGCCTTGAGGGAAAGGCCATAGCCATAGGCGAGATAGGCAGACCGCACTACGAAGTTCCGCCGGAAAACTGGGATGCGAGCATCGAGCTGATGAAGTACGGGATGAGCTTAGCGAAGGAAGCCGACTGCGCGGTTCAGCTCCACACCGAGAGCTTCGACGAGGCCAAGTTCAGGGAGCTTGGGAGATACGTGAGGGAAGTCGGGATAAAGCCGTACAAGGTCGTCAAACACTTCTCGCCGCCGCTCGTTAATGTGGCGGAGGAGGTTGGGGTCTTCCCGAGCATCATCGCGAGCAAGAAGAACATCAAGGCGGCGATAGAGCAGGGAAACAGGTTCATGATGGAGACGGACTACATAGACGACAAGCGCCGTCCGGGGGCAGTCCTTGGACCAAAGACAGTACCGAAGAGGACGAAGGCCTTTCTCCAGAACGGCCTCTTCACTGAGGAGGACGTCTACAAGATTCACGTCGAGAACCCGGAGAAGGTCTATGAGGTAGAGGTGGAGGGGGATTAA